The following proteins are encoded in a genomic region of uncultured Draconibacterium sp.:
- a CDS encoding IS110 family transposase translates to MAKITRVGVDLAKNVFHIHAVDENEKTVWQGKYTRNNWIKAIVKRTPQTATIGMEACGSAHYWARELIKLGYNEVKLVAAQFVKPYVKTNKNDKVDAEAICETINRPNMRFVSIKTVEQQDLQSMHRIWEELITQRTAKANQIRGLTAEYGIIAPVGISHLRKCIPLWLEDVENSLSCLFRELLQIMYDDLVTLDERIDDITNKIKKSLNSCPAAQRLMKITGIGPLVCSALLIDLGDGRTFKKGRDFAASLGLVPRQHSTGGRDRLLGISKRGNGYLRKLLVHGARAAFRHVRDKADPLSLWIKKLSLTKHSNVAIIALANKIARISWALVAKNQDYDASLAAA, encoded by the coding sequence ATGGCAAAGATTACTCGAGTTGGCGTCGATTTAGCAAAAAACGTATTTCATATCCATGCTGTTGATGAAAATGAAAAGACTGTTTGGCAAGGCAAGTACACAAGAAATAATTGGATTAAGGCCATTGTTAAACGTACTCCCCAAACAGCAACTATTGGTATGGAGGCGTGTGGCTCTGCTCATTATTGGGCAAGAGAACTGATTAAATTAGGTTATAATGAGGTGAAACTCGTTGCTGCTCAGTTTGTTAAGCCTTATGTCAAAACAAATAAAAATGACAAAGTTGATGCTGAAGCCATTTGTGAGACGATAAATAGACCTAATATGAGGTTTGTATCTATCAAGACAGTCGAACAGCAAGATTTACAGTCAATGCATCGAATTTGGGAAGAATTAATCACTCAGCGAACTGCAAAGGCCAATCAGATCCGAGGGTTAACTGCTGAATATGGCATCATTGCCCCAGTTGGTATTAGTCACTTACGTAAATGCATTCCTTTGTGGCTAGAGGATGTGGAAAACTCATTATCATGCCTGTTCAGAGAATTACTGCAAATAATGTATGATGACTTAGTTACATTGGATGAACGTATTGATGACATTACAAATAAGATCAAGAAAAGTCTCAATAGTTGTCCAGCAGCACAACGTTTAATGAAAATCACAGGAATTGGCCCATTGGTTTGTAGTGCATTACTTATTGACCTTGGTGATGGGCGGACCTTTAAGAAAGGTCGAGATTTTGCGGCATCATTGGGTTTGGTTCCACGTCAGCATAGTACTGGAGGGCGAGACCGATTATTAGGCATTAGTAAAAGAGGTAACGGATACCTGAGAAAGTTATTAGTTCATGGGGCGAGAGCTGCATTCCGACATGTGAGAGATAAAGCAGACCCTCTCAGTTTATGGATTAAGAAACTCAGCCTGACGAAGCACTCCAATGT